The Nostoc sp. 'Peltigera membranacea cyanobiont' N6 genome contains the following window.
TCCATCTACTAACTGTTTAACCTTTGATATCCGTGGAAGATATTCTGCAAGCAGTAGAAAGAATTCTGCAAGACAAGCCTCTTGCTTCCATCCAATGGTTTGTACTTTATCAATCATGGTTGGGCAAAACTTATGGTGAAATGGCACAGGAATCAGGCTACCGCAACAATTACATCAAGGAAGTTGGCTCTGAATTGTGGCAAGACCTTTCCGTAGCACTGGGAAAAAGAGTAACAAAAAAAAATCTGCATTTAGCGTTGAATAAATACCTGGAAGACAAAATAGACGATGGGGAAAATCAGAGCCAACAAGATTTGGACGAAGAATCTAGCTTAGAAATGGTTTCTTCAGACTTTTTTTCAGCAAGCAAGATGGAATTTCCTAGCGGCCCTCTACCATTGGGTTCTCCTCTTTACATCAATCGCCCTCCCCTAGAAGAACTTGTTTGTAACGAGATTTTATATCCAGGTTGCTTAATCCGAATCAAAGCACCTAGAAAGACCGGAAAAAGTTCGCTGCTCAATCGGATGATTGCTTATGCTAGAGAGCAAGGTTATCAAATTGTTTATTTAGACTTTCAAGAAGCCGATCAAGACGTTTTTGCTTCTCTCGATAAATTTTTGCGTTGGTTTTGTGTCAATGTCAGCAGACAGTTAAATCTGCTTCCCTGTCTAGATGATTTTTGGGATACGGAAATGGGCAGCAAGGTAAGCTGCAAAATCTATTTTGAAGCATATTTGCTGCAATACATTGATAATAGTCCTGTAGTTTTGGCTTTAAATGAAGTCCAT
Protein-coding sequences here:
- a CDS encoding AAA-like domain-containing protein, whose product is MSVEDILQAVERILQDKPLASIQWFVLYQSWLGKTYGEMAQESGYRNNYIKEVGSELWQDLSVALGKRVTKKNLHLALNKYLEDKIDDGENQSQQDLDEESSLEMVSSDFFSASKMEFPSGPLPLGSPLYINRPPLEELVCNEILYPGCLIRIKAPRKTGKSSLLNRMIAYAREQGYQIVYLDFQEADQDVFASLDKFLRWFCVNVSRQLNLLPCLDDFWDTEMGSKVSCKIYFEAYLLQYIDNSPVVLALNEVHRVFEHPNIAQDFLPMLRFWHEQAKQEQIWQKLRMVVVHTTEIYIPLKLNQSPFNVGITITLPPLTLNQIQNLALCYRLHWAADSEGAKRLAPLQAMVGGHPYLVSLALYHLCQEEMTLEVLLETASTPVGIYTQHLRELLSLLQIEPELMSAMQQVIATDEKVELDAIAAYKLESMGLVKLNGNQAHAMCELYRLYFSQQLGKHSAY